A single Lolium perenne isolate Kyuss_39 chromosome 6, Kyuss_2.0, whole genome shotgun sequence DNA region contains:
- the LOC127309258 gene encoding uncharacterized protein: MAATKLATLGFVFLLGVGLANAVRVARYSASQGIGSGEGRGGGDVDGIGSGSGAGTGSSQSSASSGASSRSGGGGGGGGSSQSSGAGNGRGAGQGSSSSTYSDGISGGGSSSAVGAGRGAGQGKAGGGYGSSGHGYDGGTSSGSSWATNVLGGPTLASANAEGHGGAMGTGENGGSGDGQGAGSGDADAHP; the protein is encoded by the coding sequence ATGGCAGCCACTAAACTTGCAACTCTTGGGTTCGTTTTCCTCTTGGGTGTTGGATTAGCCAATGCTGTGAGGGTAGCTAGATACTCGGCGTCCCAAGGAATTGGCAGTGGAGAAGGAAGGGGTGGTGGTGATGTGGATGGCATTGGCTCAGGGTCCGGGGCTGGGACGGGGTCTAGCCAGAGTAGTGCGAGTAGTGGTGCTAGCTCACGCAGTggaggcggcggtggaggtggtgggAGTAGCCAGTCTAGTGGAGCCGGAAATGGTCGAGGAGCAGGCCAGGGCTCAAGCTCTAGCACGTATAGTGATGGAATTAGTGGTGGCGGCTCTTCTAGCGCAGTCGGTGCTGGCCGTGGTGCTGGCCAAGGAAAAGCCGGAGGCGGTTATGGATCCAGTGGGCACGGATACGACGGTGGCACTAGCTCCGGCTCTAGCTGGGCTACTAACgtccttggtggaccaactctagCATCTGCCAACGCTGAAGGCCACGGTGGTGCCATGGGAACGGGAGAAAACGGTGGGAGCGGTGATGGCCAGGGCGCGGGATCTGGCGATGCTGATGCACACCCGTAA